The following coding sequences are from one Acidobacteriota bacterium window:
- a CDS encoding dihydrofolate reductase produces MSRIHLIAAMAENRVIGRDNQLPWRLPADLKRFKAATMGHVLVMGRKTYESIGRPLPGRRTVVLSRDDGYRPEGVEVASSLPRALELAGEQEVFVAGGGEVYRRALELADDVLLTVVHGEVEGDAFFPPLDPAVWELAEEEHRPADERHAWDLSFQRYIRRDARRDVRRDGHPGAAAASSAEEP; encoded by the coding sequence ATGAGCCGGATTCACCTCATCGCCGCCATGGCCGAAAACCGAGTCATCGGTCGGGACAACCAGCTGCCCTGGCGGCTGCCGGCGGATCTCAAACGCTTCAAGGCCGCGACCATGGGCCACGTGCTGGTGATGGGGCGCAAGACCTACGAATCCATCGGCCGGCCGCTGCCGGGGAGGCGCACCGTCGTGCTCAGCCGCGATGATGGCTACCGGCCCGAGGGCGTAGAAGTGGCGTCGTCGCTGCCCCGGGCGCTGGAGCTGGCGGGGGAGCAAGAGGTCTTTGTCGCCGGTGGCGGCGAGGTCTATCGCCGGGCGCTGGAGCTGGCGGACGACGTGCTGCTCACCGTGGTCCACGGCGAAGTGGAGGGGGACGCCTTCTTTCCTCCTCTCGACCCCGCGGTCTGGGAGCTGGCGGAGGAAGAGCACCGGCCGGCGGACGAGCGCCACGCCTGGGATCTGAGCTTTCAGCGTTACATACGCCGGGACGCTCGCCGGGACGTTCGCCGGGACGGCCACCCCGGTGCCGCAGCCGCGAGCTCCGCGGAAGAGCCTTGA
- a CDS encoding DMT family transporter: MSSPATLPGAPAEPTEPGEPTEPRRWPAFLLLVFVFLLWSNSFIAARLLVGDDLPAQERLGALQFVEMRFAPVALWCLGWFAFFGGARRQALELLRHHGLLVVVLAVCNVWGYNLAFGAGHQRVSAGTGALIIVLNPVLTFLLAVALRQERVSWRKALGLVVAFTGIYWVVVHGAGRAVEPAYLRDALLLLGAPVCWAFYTVLGKPLLADHSPLHLTFLVLGLGSLPALLFSGFDADLHQRLSHWGVERWGAALFLALGCTVLAFWLWYVALRRLSASTAAAFVFLNPPLALCFEWLWLDRRPTGDLLVGGVVVLAGVFLCVYRRPRRTVI; this comes from the coding sequence GTGAGCTCACCGGCGACTCTGCCTGGGGCCCCCGCCGAGCCCACCGAGCCCGGTGAGCCCACCGAGCCCCGCCGCTGGCCCGCCTTCCTGCTGCTCGTCTTCGTCTTCCTGCTCTGGTCCAACTCCTTTATCGCCGCCCGCCTCTTGGTGGGGGACGACCTGCCGGCTCAGGAGCGCCTGGGAGCGCTGCAATTCGTCGAGATGCGCTTCGCCCCGGTGGCTCTGTGGTGCCTGGGTTGGTTCGCCTTCTTCGGCGGGGCGCGGCGCCAAGCGCTGGAGCTGCTGCGCCATCACGGCCTTTTGGTGGTGGTGCTGGCGGTGTGCAACGTGTGGGGCTACAACCTCGCTTTCGGCGCCGGCCACCAGCGGGTCTCCGCCGGCACTGGGGCGCTGATCATTGTCCTCAACCCGGTGCTCACCTTCCTGCTGGCGGTAGCGCTGCGGCAGGAGCGGGTCAGCTGGCGCAAGGCCCTGGGGCTGGTGGTGGCGTTCACCGGCATCTATTGGGTGGTGGTCCACGGCGCCGGCCGGGCGGTGGAACCGGCCTATCTGCGGGACGCTCTGCTGCTGCTGGGGGCGCCGGTGTGCTGGGCCTTCTACACCGTGCTGGGCAAGCCCCTGCTGGCGGACCATTCGCCCCTGCACTTGACCTTCTTGGTGCTCGGCCTCGGTAGCCTTCCGGCGCTGTTGTTCTCCGGCTTCGACGCTGACCTCCACCAGCGCTTGTCTCATTGGGGGGTGGAGCGTTGGGGAGCCGCTCTCTTCCTGGCGCTGGGCTGCACCGTACTGGCCTTCTGGCTGTGGTACGTGGCCCTGCGCCGGCTCTCCGCCAGCACCGCCGCCGCCTTCGTCTTCCTCAATCCGCCCCTGGCCTTGTGCTTCGAGTGGCTGTGGCTGGATCGCCGGCCCACTGGCGACCTGCTGGTGGGTGGAGTGGTGGTGCTCGCCGGCGTCTTCCTCTGCGTCTACCGGCGTCCTCGCCGGACAGTCATCTGA